ACCACAGTTATTTAGCCAATCTCCTGTAGTTGGACATTCAGATAATTTCCAGTATTGTGCAATAACAAATAATCTTGCATTGAATACTCtgtgcatatgtattttcatattgttGAGGTTGTGTGGTTGGAGGGTAAGGGTATGTCATTTTGTTACATATTGCCAAATTCCCCTCCATTGGGATTATACCCTTGgaattgtacctttttttttcttttttatacattcCACTAGCAATATATGAGAGTAACTATTTCTTCATAGAGTATATTAACAAACAGTTGAAATCTATTAATCCAATGAGTGAGAAGTGATATCTCagtggttttaatttctattttgtcatATTGTGAGTGAAattgaagatcttttttttttttttagtttatttcttttgagagcaagagaaagagagcttgagcatgagtgaaggagggggaaagagagggagagatggaatctCTAGCCAATTCCACACCATCATCTTTTAATATGGCTAAGgaccatatttatattttttgagtgaattgtctattaatattttttgcccatttttaatggatttttggTTACTTTTTATCAGTATTTAAAAGTTCTTCATAAATTAGGGATATTGTAAATATTATTCCAGTTCTTCAGATGTCTTTTGACCTTGCCTATGGTGCTTTTTGGTATacaagttttcaatttttatacaGTCAAGTGCGTCTGCCTCTGGGTCTGTGTTATAGTTAGAAAGTCTTTCACTACACCGAGAATAAAAAGGAattcacattttttcttctagtgcttgctcagtttttttttcttttgtacaatTAGATTTCTTATgcttttggagtttatttttatgtatgattatgagaaatgcatataattttatatttttccaaaccgctgtccagttgtcccagttcttttcattaaaaagactATTTGCCCAATGATTTCAGATCCCACCTTTATCATACTTGTATAGAAAGTTGGGTCTGTTTCTGAACTGTTCTGTTCTAGCCACCTGTCTGTTCATGTGCCTGTAccatattattttagttttagaggCTTTGTAGTATGTTTTAATATCTGACTGGGCTCAGTCCTCCCCACAgctttcttttcagtattttcctaGCTAtacttatgtattatttttcaatgaGAATTTTTGAGTTAACTCATATAACTCTATGAAAAAGCTCATTGGTATTTTTGTTGGGATggcattaaatttataattttgaatataactaaaaataaatctggCAAAAATATTGCCACTATTGAAATACTGTTCAATAATTGATCCTTTTTAATTActgtgatttaaataaaatattgtaagttTTCCAATTTgtcaaccttttatttttatttcatatgtctATGAAATAATGTAAGTACTGActggtatttcatttttattttagatttccaTGGTGTCAGTAATTCATATTCCTGATAAGACTTATAAACTTTCCTGTAGAATATTATATCAATATTTACTCCTGGCTCAAGGTCAATTTCATGATCTTAAGGTAAGTACCCTGtcatctttctctgtcccttttgtTTGCAGAGTTTCAAAGAATGACTATTTAGAAAGAGATAATGTTTCTCAGTTAGTCACAGAGTTAGCTGTTGTTTGCTACTGGGTTTGCTAACTCACAAATTTTTAGCAGCTTTTATGACTCCCAGATTTAAAAGGTAATTGTCGTTTGTGTTTATCCTTAAACTTGTTTCTTTGGTTTCCAGCAACTTTTCATGTCTGCAAATAGTAACTCCACTCCCTCCAGCAATTCCTCTCCAGGAGAAAAAAGCACAGACCGAAGTTTGCTAGAAAAGGCTGGACTGTCTGAAAGTGAAGTGGAGCCCCCTGAGGAGAATAGCAAGGACTGTGTTGTTTGCCAGAACGGGACTGTGAACTGGGTGCTTCTGCCGTGTAGACACACGTGCTTGTGTGATGGCTGCGTTAGGTATTTTCAGCAGTGCCCTATGTGCAGGCAATTTGTGCAGGAATCTTTTGCACTTTGCAGTCAGAaggagcaagagaaagacaaactgaAAGCTCTTTGAGAGTAttgttaaaactgaaaaatacacctTCCACTGAAGATGTCGAATTTGTGTTCTTGGAATTAATTGTCACGTGGAATCTACAGTATTGACCATCaatgaaaattctattttaacttcACATTTGTATGATGAAATTAATTCCTTCTTGTTCACTATGGTAAATACTGGAATACCATCTGTGTTGATAACATAAAAATTCATTCAActcttgagaagaatgtaaaTGTTTGGCCTTTTATCAGCTAGAAGGTTTCATATAATGTTGATtaggaaaaatcttaaaagcaattcATCTAAAATTTGAGGAGGTAAATGCCTCAAGATTTCTGGATGTTCTGCCTTTGACATAATCTGGAGTGGAATTTGGGAAAAATTGAATTCTTCCTAAAGTAATTGTATGTTCCCCATTTTATAAAGGAGTAGGACAGGGCTCCCCACtttaaaacttttccaaaaataacagtttttataaatatccatgtaatggtttttaattttccttatagTCACATAAACACaagtcttaattttaatataggtTCTTAAATCATAAATGCAAGATACAATTCTTGACTATTCTCAGTATATCATAGATTAAAATGATACTCATCTGTAGGAGGCAGATATatgaaacatataataaaatttcttGGCTAATTAAATGTATTGTCAAATATGATTAGGTTAGCAGAATGTGACCTATCAGGGAAGATCTGTGAGACTCGTAATGCCTTACCTTACATTTCCTCCCGCATAGCAAATCCATTCAAAACTGGAGAGGTTTTGGATCCAGAAAAACTGCTAAGAGAaacaaataactatttttttctagtgtatttttattcCACATAAACCCGTATCTTTCAGAACAGTCACATGATAGGCAAAAAGTCCCATCCCCCATGCTTTCCAAGATgacaaagaaaaaggtaaatcAGAACTTTCTGTGTCTTCAGGGGAAATTATCTTCGGTTCACTAAGAAATTAGATCATGGCAAATAAACTGAACTTCAGGGAGATTTTCAAGACTTTTTTGTCCTGTTTGTATTAGAATAATGCCTTATCTTTGTATCAGTGTTTTTACATaatgtcatttcattttaatcaaaTACAACACTCTGAAAAAGACATTACCTATTCTCCATTGTATACACCAAATCAAACTTTCGTCTCTGTTCAATAGCTATGTAATAAATACGTTCTAGGGGCCAGATTCCTTTGGGGGTCTGGGCTACAAAGAATCAGGCAAGACTTCTGGCCCCTAAGTATTTGTGCCTCCAAGGAGCATTGACAGCATATCCCACCTCAGAAATTCCTTGAGCTCTGTTCCAACGGTACCACTGGAAGGAGGGCCATTAAAAGTCTGCCGCAGTCAGCTAGCAACAGTTCATCTGGGAAACTCACTTGGGTGAAAATTGGGGAATTCCTCAGAGATCATTTTGCCCATGTCAGCCATCCTGTTTCTCTTCACAGATCTGTCCAAGACATAGTTGCTTTCTCATATGCGATGGATTCCACCTGCAATCTTCCTCCATtcctcataatttttttattgtagtaaaatatacataacagaaaatttaccattttaactattttttttaatgtttatttatttttgagagagcgagcacaagcaggggagaggcagagagaaaagaggatctgaagcaggctctgcgctgacagcagagagcccgacgtggggctcgaattcacaaagtGAGaggagatgacctgagccgaagtcatgcttaaccggctgagcaacccaggcaccccccattttaactttttttttttttcttttttttttttcaacatttatttatttttggtagagagagagacagagcatgaacaggggaggggcagagagagagggagacacagaatcagaaacaggctccaggctctgagccatcagcccagagcccgacgcggggctcgaactcacggaccgcgagatcgtgacctggctgaagtcggacgcttaaccgactgcgccacccaggcgccccttttttaactatttttaagtgtacagttcagtgaccttaagtatattcacattgttgtgtgacCATCATCAGTATCCATCTTCAGAATTTTTTCATCATATGAAACTGAACTTCTATACCCATTAAATACTGACACCCCATGCCCTCTCTTTTCAGCCTTTGATTATTGGAGGTACTTCATATATATGGAATtacacaatatttgtccttttgtgtctgacatTTCACTGggtataatgtcttcaagttcatcTGTGCTATGGcatatatcagaatttccttcatttttaaggctaatattccattgtatgtatataccacattttgtttaggTATTCACCCatcattttttataattcttaaagATGATTTGCCCTTATCTCCTCTTGCTGTGACTAAAGTAATTGATTTTCCTGCCCTTGGTagtaataaatatgaataatttgGTAGGTAATCAAGTAAAAACGAGTGCACTGACACCTAAAGGCTTATTTCAGCATTTTCCAGTAGCAGTGAATAAGTGACATTTTGTGGGAATACCTATAAAAGCATTGTATTTGATGCGTTGTTAGAGAAAGTATTTGGCTTATATAGATTAGTGACTACTTTCCAAAGATATATCAAATTTATCatcctaaccatttttaaatgtacagtttagtagtgttaagtatatttgcattcttttttttttttaactttttttttaaatgtttatttttaagagagagatagaaggagatagaacaggagcagaggagggacagagagagaaagggaggcacagaatctgaagcggctccaggctctgagctgccggcacagagcctgatgcggggctcgaactcacgagctgtgagatcatgacctgagctgaagtcggatgcccaacccactgagccacccaggtgccccaagtatatTTGCATTCTTGTGCAacaaatctccagaacttttttatcttgcaaaactgaaactatacTCATTAAACTGTACCTCTCCTCACTACAGCCTACCACCATTCACAgtataattgtggttttgatttgcatttccctaatggcttaatgatgttgagcatcttttcaaatgtttattggccatttgtatacctattcagatcctttgcccattggGTTGACTTTTTATTATTGGCTTATAAAAGCTTATATTCTAGATGGAAGttttttatcagatacatgatttacaaatattctcCATTCTTTGGGCTGTCTTTTCaccttgatggtgtcctttgaagcacaaaagtttttggttttttttttctgtttaacatttttatttatttttgaaagagagagagagagacagagtgtgagtgggggaggggcagagagagggagacacatctgaatctgaagcaggctccaggttctgagctgtcagcacagagcatgaagcagggcttgaacccaca
This window of the Prionailurus viverrinus isolate Anna chromosome B3, UM_Priviv_1.0, whole genome shotgun sequence genome carries:
- the CGRRF1 gene encoding cell growth regulator with RING finger domain protein 1 isoform X2, which codes for MRQVKNPFGLEITNPSSASITTGITLTTDCLEDSLLTCYWGCSVQKFYEALQKHFYCFRISTPQALEDALYSEYLYQEQYFIKKDSKEEIYCQLPRDTKIEDFGSVPRSRYPLVALLTLADEDDREIYDIISMVSVIHIPDKTYKLSCRILYQYLLLAQGQFHDLKQLFMSANSNSTPSSNSSPGEKSTDRSLLEKAGLSESEVEPPEENSKDCVVCQNGTVNWVLLPCRHTCLCDGCVRYFQQCPMCRQFVQESFALCSQKEQEKDKLKAL